A window of the Pseudomonas sp. B21_DOA genome harbors these coding sequences:
- the proX gene encoding glycine betaine/L-proline ABC transporter substrate-binding protein ProX gives MKLTTLKKSLMASLLGTLLCSAVYAADANKPGAGVSITPIFPSIAEERFRGEVVIAGLKELGYDVKAPKEVDYPAMFLALSYGDADFTVHEWENLHQAFYEKAGGDDVMVKVGQIMKGVLQGYMIDKKTAEAYQIKDLSDLKKPEIAKLFDSNGDGKADLTGCNPGWGCEIMIEHHMKAYGLGPTVVDNRGSYFALMADTIARFQQGKPVLFFTWVPQWIAGVLVEGRDVVWLPVPFTSLPDGKESKDTFHDGKNLGFPVDTVNAVMNKEFAEKNPVARKFLSEVSIPTSAESEQNLRMQKGEKSLADIKRHAAEWIKANQQAYDGWLSDARAAAK, from the coding sequence ATGAAACTGACAACTCTCAAGAAAAGCCTGATGGCTTCGCTGCTCGGCACATTGTTGTGCTCGGCCGTTTACGCCGCCGATGCCAATAAACCGGGTGCCGGTGTGTCGATCACGCCGATTTTCCCGAGCATCGCCGAGGAGCGTTTTCGCGGTGAGGTGGTGATCGCCGGACTCAAGGAACTCGGCTACGACGTGAAAGCGCCGAAAGAGGTCGACTATCCGGCGATGTTCCTCGCGCTGTCCTACGGTGATGCGGATTTCACCGTGCATGAATGGGAAAACCTGCACCAGGCATTTTATGAAAAGGCTGGCGGCGACGATGTGATGGTCAAGGTCGGCCAGATCATGAAAGGCGTGCTGCAGGGCTACATGATCGACAAGAAAACCGCCGAGGCTTACCAGATCAAGGACCTTTCCGATCTGAAAAAGCCGGAGATCGCCAAACTGTTCGACAGCAACGGCGATGGCAAAGCCGATCTGACCGGCTGCAACCCGGGCTGGGGCTGCGAAATCATGATCGAACATCACATGAAGGCCTATGGTCTCGGTCCGACTGTGGTGGATAACCGCGGCTCGTATTTCGCCTTGATGGCCGACACCATCGCGCGCTTTCAACAGGGTAAACCTGTGCTGTTCTTCACTTGGGTACCGCAATGGATTGCCGGTGTGCTCGTCGAAGGACGCGATGTGGTCTGGCTGCCGGTGCCGTTCACATCGCTGCCGGATGGCAAGGAAAGCAAAGACACCTTCCATGACGGCAAGAACCTTGGTTTCCCGGTGGACACGGTCAATGCCGTGATGAACAAGGAATTCGCCGAGAAGAACCCGGTGGCGCGCAAATTCCTCTCCGAAGTCAGCATTCCGACCAGCGCGGAAAGCGAGCAGAACCTGCGCATGCAAAAGGGTGAAAAATCCCTCGCCGACATCAAGCGTCACGCCGCCGAGTGGATCAAGGCCAATCAACAGGCTTATGACGGCTGGCTGAGCGACGCACGCGCGGCTGCAAAGTAA
- a CDS encoding helix-turn-helix domain-containing protein, whose amino-acid sequence METFQSPLKQQNIGFRQSASVSGQARVVRVAFVLLEHFSLTTLSTAMDALATGNLINAETLYMVSTWSLKGGQVESDVGVSVSSQRLVAEGFNQDALIVIGGQRVRLAPQPLLRRVLKRTAGKGIVAGCWNAAFHLADAGLLGAEEFACHRDSCGLISEYFPQLKASSREFIVAQRRATCANAHAALDMILAIMQELGSHNDAALLDEIKRVHQPAQGKPVGAADSVRPAAIPKPLNVAIDLMENNIEEPMEIDAIASHVGVSRRQLERRFARYLNAAPNRYYLELRLTRARQLIVQSDRSMTDVALATGFVSYPHFYKRFKDLFGLPPMTFRDYHYASDSASSERYAVAATY is encoded by the coding sequence ATGGAAACCTTTCAGAGTCCGTTGAAGCAGCAAAACATTGGCTTTCGCCAGTCTGCGTCAGTGTCCGGACAAGCGCGGGTGGTGCGAGTGGCGTTTGTGCTGCTCGAGCATTTCTCCCTGACGACCCTGTCCACGGCGATGGACGCGCTGGCCACCGGCAACCTGATCAACGCCGAGACGCTGTACATGGTCTCGACCTGGTCGCTCAAGGGCGGACAGGTCGAAAGCGATGTCGGCGTATCGGTGTCTTCACAACGACTGGTCGCAGAAGGCTTCAACCAGGATGCACTGATCGTGATCGGCGGTCAGCGCGTCCGCCTGGCGCCGCAACCGCTGCTGCGCCGAGTGCTGAAGAGAACTGCCGGCAAAGGCATCGTTGCCGGCTGCTGGAATGCGGCGTTCCATCTGGCTGATGCAGGTTTGCTCGGCGCTGAGGAATTCGCCTGTCACCGCGACAGCTGCGGTTTGATCAGCGAGTACTTCCCGCAGTTGAAAGCCTCCAGCCGTGAATTCATCGTCGCTCAGCGCCGAGCCACTTGTGCCAACGCTCATGCGGCACTGGATATGATCCTGGCGATCATGCAGGAACTGGGTTCGCACAACGATGCGGCGCTGCTCGATGAAATCAAACGGGTCCATCAGCCGGCACAGGGCAAACCTGTGGGAGCTGCCGACAGTGTTCGGCCTGCAGCGATTCCCAAGCCGCTGAACGTCGCCATCGACCTGATGGAAAACAACATCGAGGAGCCGATGGAAATCGATGCCATCGCCAGTCACGTCGGAGTCTCGCGCCGACAGCTGGAGCGCCGCTTCGCGCGCTATCTGAACGCTGCGCCCAACCGCTATTACCTGGAGTTGCGCCTGACCCGAGCGCGGCAACTGATTGTGCAAAGTGATCGCTCGATGACCGACGTGGCACTGGCGACCGGTTTTGTCAGTTATCCGCACTTCTACAAACGCTTCAAGGATCTGTTCGGCTTACCGCCGATGACGTTCAGGGATTACCACTACGCCAGCGACTCTGCCAGCAGCGAGCGCTATGCCGTAGCCGCCACCTACTGA
- a CDS encoding dihydrodipicolinate synthase family protein, producing MNFDGIFTPAITPLSADGQIDYAAFSEVIEYLIESGVHGIVIGGSTGEYYAHTAEERVAVAQRAKEVIRGRLPLVVGTGGIRTEDSVYFAEQAKALQADAILVGSPPYALPTQKEIAVHVLAVDKAAGLPIMLYNYPSRMGVAMGDEFFAAIADCKNIAAIKESSGETSRLHRLAHSHPDIQLSCGWDDQALEFFAWGARSWVCAGSNFIPCEHIALYEACVLEKNFDKGRRIMSAMLPLMDVLESGKFVQSIKHGSELSGLRAGGVRAPMQALEPAEKEQLKSVIETLQKNVARINKEA from the coding sequence ATGAACTTTGATGGAATCTTTACCCCGGCCATTACGCCGTTGTCCGCCGATGGCCAGATCGACTATGCGGCGTTCTCCGAGGTGATCGAATACCTGATCGAGTCCGGGGTGCACGGCATCGTGATCGGTGGTTCGACCGGCGAGTATTACGCGCACACGGCAGAGGAACGGGTCGCCGTGGCCCAACGCGCGAAAGAGGTGATTCGCGGGCGCCTGCCGCTGGTGGTTGGCACCGGCGGCATCCGTACCGAGGATTCGGTGTATTTCGCCGAGCAGGCCAAGGCACTGCAGGCAGACGCGATCCTGGTCGGCTCGCCGCCGTATGCCTTGCCGACGCAGAAAGAGATCGCCGTCCACGTGCTCGCCGTGGACAAGGCCGCCGGTCTGCCGATCATGCTTTACAACTATCCGTCGCGGATGGGCGTGGCGATGGGCGATGAGTTCTTCGCCGCCATTGCCGATTGCAAGAATATCGCCGCAATCAAGGAAAGTTCAGGCGAGACCAGCCGCCTGCATCGCTTGGCTCACTCACACCCGGACATCCAGTTGTCCTGCGGCTGGGATGATCAGGCGCTGGAATTCTTTGCCTGGGGCGCACGCAGCTGGGTCTGCGCCGGCTCCAACTTCATACCGTGTGAACACATTGCGCTCTACGAAGCCTGCGTACTCGAGAAGAACTTCGACAAGGGCCGGCGGATCATGTCGGCGATGTTGCCGCTGATGGATGTCCTCGAGAGCGGCAAGTTCGTCCAGTCGATCAAGCATGGCAGCGAACTCAGCGGCCTGCGTGCCGGTGGTGTACGTGCGCCGATGCAAGCGCTGGAACCTGCCGAGAAAGAACAACTGAAAAGCGTGATCGAAACCCTGCAGAAGAACGTCGCACGCATTAATAAGGAGGCTTGA
- a CDS encoding polysaccharide lyase family 7 protein, protein MAVNISNLTLSTPVPVSATNPVALELNGAQAIAQFPSIVTILPDGSLQLSAPTKGASSKSTHRTRCEWKEATYWSLASAADHLNYQEMTVTKVNSAQKVVISQMHVKNDDSPAIKVFWQKGNITMGFRQSFNQTTPINTTVLKGVPLGAKFKVTIRANSAGVARVTVDYNGNIGTSGDLQLDASWNSQVFNFHGGVYNQIDYTEATPPEDGSICIISDLLISHT, encoded by the coding sequence ATGGCCGTAAACATCAGCAATCTCACCCTCTCCACTCCGGTTCCCGTCTCGGCGACCAATCCGGTGGCACTGGAGCTCAACGGAGCCCAGGCGATCGCGCAATTCCCCAGTATCGTCACGATCCTGCCGGACGGATCACTGCAACTGTCCGCCCCCACCAAAGGCGCCTCGAGCAAGAGCACTCACCGCACCCGCTGCGAATGGAAGGAAGCGACCTACTGGTCGCTGGCCAGCGCCGCTGACCACCTCAACTATCAGGAGATGACCGTGACCAAGGTCAACTCAGCGCAGAAAGTGGTGATCTCGCAGATGCATGTGAAAAACGACGACAGCCCGGCCATCAAGGTGTTCTGGCAAAAAGGCAACATCACCATGGGCTTCCGCCAGAGCTTCAATCAGACCACTCCGATCAACACCACGGTGCTCAAAGGCGTGCCGCTGGGTGCGAAGTTCAAGGTGACCATTCGAGCGAACTCTGCCGGCGTGGCTCGAGTCACCGTCGACTACAACGGCAACATCGGCACATCGGGTGACTTGCAGCTGGATGCCTCGTGGAATTCACAGGTGTTCAACTTCCATGGCGGGGTCTACAACCAGATCGACTACACCGAAGCCACGCCGCCTGAAGATGGTTCGATCTGCATCATTAGTGATTTGTTGATTTCGCATACCTAG
- a CDS encoding MFS transporter has translation MKRGINLVLAAFALTALSYGLARFAYGLLLPQIRQDLALSVSAAGWIGGSAFAAYCVGIVATFVCSGKVSPRGLTVMAGAAAALGMGLIVLAASGLALGCGVALAGLSTGLTSPPLASAVAARLDDADRPRANGFINAGTAAGIVFSGVAAIVAAGQWRQLYALFALIGVGVTVWLWFAVPRRVVHDVAQNFSLPMLRRPGVLPLCVSAFLMGLASTAIWTFGADILRSEAGFSDQSIAWAWIVLGAAGISGCATGVLTDRFGVARMQHLALAGIAAGTLGLVATGASAIYGLAAMSLFGAAYIVSSGVYLLQGIRLFPDRPDLGLGIPFLVLALGQTAGTPIFGAVLEATGVTVALCVFAAAACVAMLLSPRGGENPRRQMCGSGMA, from the coding sequence GTGAAGCGCGGCATCAATCTGGTGCTGGCGGCGTTCGCGCTGACGGCGTTGTCCTACGGTCTGGCGCGCTTCGCCTATGGACTGCTGCTGCCGCAGATTCGTCAGGATCTGGCCTTGAGTGTGTCCGCTGCCGGATGGATCGGCGGCAGTGCGTTTGCGGCGTATTGCGTGGGCATCGTCGCGACGTTTGTGTGCAGTGGCAAAGTCAGCCCACGCGGGTTGACGGTCATGGCCGGCGCGGCGGCGGCGCTCGGGATGGGGTTGATTGTGCTCGCGGCGTCCGGATTGGCGTTGGGCTGCGGCGTGGCGCTGGCGGGATTGAGCACCGGTCTGACCTCGCCGCCATTGGCCAGCGCAGTGGCGGCGCGTCTTGATGATGCCGACCGTCCGCGGGCCAATGGTTTCATCAATGCCGGGACGGCGGCCGGGATTGTCTTTTCCGGCGTGGCAGCGATAGTGGCTGCAGGACAATGGCGGCAGCTCTACGCGCTTTTCGCCTTGATCGGCGTCGGCGTAACGGTGTGGCTCTGGTTTGCGGTACCGCGCCGGGTGGTACATGACGTCGCGCAGAATTTTTCTCTGCCAATGTTGCGTCGGCCGGGCGTACTGCCGCTGTGCGTCAGTGCCTTTCTGATGGGGTTGGCGAGCACGGCGATCTGGACATTCGGCGCTGACATTTTGCGCAGCGAGGCTGGATTTTCCGATCAGTCGATTGCCTGGGCCTGGATCGTGTTGGGCGCCGCGGGCATCAGTGGTTGCGCAACCGGTGTGCTGACCGACCGCTTTGGTGTCGCGCGCATGCAACATCTGGCGCTCGCAGGGATCGCGGCCGGCACGCTGGGACTTGTCGCCACTGGCGCTTCTGCCATTTACGGCCTCGCCGCGATGAGCCTGTTTGGCGCGGCCTACATCGTTTCTTCAGGCGTTTATCTGTTGCAAGGCATCCGCTTGTTCCCGGATCGCCCGGACTTGGGATTGGGCATCCCGTTTCTGGTGCTGGCACTCGGTCAGACCGCCGGCACACCGATTTTCGGAGCAGTGCTGGAGGCGACAGGTGTGACCGTTGCCCTGTGTGTTTTTGCGGCGGCCGCCTGCGTCGCCATGCTCCTGAGCCCCCGAGGTGGTGAAAATCCGCGCAGGCAAATGTGCGGATCAGGAATGGCCTGA
- a CDS encoding DUF2934 domain-containing protein yields the protein MDEETIRKIAYRLWEEQGRPHGNDFEHWLQARAELDAFDSDGLPGSVASSVAPPAPRKKAKAASAAPATRTRKKTTSAAK from the coding sequence ATGGACGAGGAAACCATCCGCAAAATCGCCTACAGGCTTTGGGAAGAACAAGGTCGGCCGCACGGTAATGATTTCGAGCACTGGTTGCAGGCGCGCGCCGAATTGGATGCGTTCGATTCCGATGGCTTGCCGGGTTCGGTCGCCAGCAGCGTAGCGCCGCCGGCACCACGGAAAAAGGCCAAGGCAGCCAGCGCTGCTCCTGCAACCAGGACGCGCAAGAAAACCACGTCTGCTGCCAAATGA
- a CDS encoding metallothionein, translating to MANDPSTIDCACPGCTCKCSGEQTFERDGKQFCSQACADLHPKGQPCPSSACHCEQNLGADERNVSDSKLDQAVEETFPASDPISP from the coding sequence ATGGCTAACGATCCTTCAACAATTGATTGCGCCTGCCCGGGCTGCACCTGCAAATGCAGCGGCGAGCAAACCTTCGAGCGTGACGGCAAGCAGTTTTGCAGTCAGGCCTGCGCGGATCTGCACCCAAAGGGCCAACCCTGCCCCTCTTCGGCTTGCCATTGCGAGCAGAACCTTGGGGCCGATGAGCGCAATGTGAGTGACTCGAAACTGGATCAAGCGGTTGAAGAAACCTTCCCCGCCAGCGATCCGATTTCACCTTGA
- the cyoE gene encoding heme o synthase, with product MDHGQHSPQHAGALKQWRLSLNVGLELTKPGIIVGNLASVFGGYLLAAGGRPVSLAHLLAALLGTALVIACGCVINNCVDRDIDRRMVRTCHRALAVRAVSLPSAFCYAAVLGVIGFGLLWVGTTALACAMAAVGLMVYAGVYTCLMKRRSHWGTLVGSLSGAMPPVVGYCAVTGSFDATALMLIVVFCCWQMPHSHAITVMRHEDFRAAGLPTLTLSQARREINLYMVAFLISAAILGWVAAINVSYPLVVLGLGGYWFYLTLRPVRNANAKVWARRIFSVSILLILALNLSLALNAVLPSPSALYHSSGVGKIIKRRCGAGYQNR from the coding sequence ATGGATCATGGACAGCATTCACCACAACATGCTGGCGCACTGAAGCAATGGCGGCTGTCGCTGAATGTCGGGCTGGAACTGACCAAGCCCGGCATCATCGTCGGCAATCTGGCTTCGGTGTTCGGCGGCTATCTGCTTGCCGCCGGTGGCCGCCCGGTGTCCCTGGCGCATTTATTGGCCGCCCTGCTCGGCACCGCGCTGGTCATTGCTTGCGGTTGCGTGATCAACAACTGCGTCGACCGCGACATCGATCGGCGAATGGTGCGCACCTGTCATCGGGCCTTGGCGGTTCGCGCTGTGTCGTTGCCCAGTGCGTTTTGCTACGCGGCGGTACTGGGTGTGATCGGCTTCGGCTTGTTGTGGGTCGGCACAACAGCCTTGGCCTGCGCCATGGCGGCAGTCGGTCTGATGGTTTATGCGGGCGTCTATACCTGCCTGATGAAACGCCGTTCGCATTGGGGCACGCTGGTCGGCAGCCTGTCCGGGGCCATGCCGCCGGTGGTCGGTTATTGCGCGGTCACCGGCAGCTTCGATGCCACGGCGCTGATGCTGATCGTGGTGTTTTGCTGCTGGCAGATGCCCCACTCCCACGCGATCACCGTCATGCGCCACGAAGACTTTCGCGCCGCCGGGTTACCGACCTTGACCCTCAGCCAAGCCCGACGCGAGATCAACCTCTACATGGTCGCATTCCTGATCAGCGCGGCGATATTGGGCTGGGTGGCGGCTATCAATGTTTCCTATCCGCTGGTGGTGCTCGGGCTGGGCGGCTACTGGTTTTATCTGACGTTGCGACCGGTGCGCAATGCCAATGCGAAAGTCTGGGCGCGACGCATCTTCAGCGTATCGATCCTGCTGATTCTGGCGCTGAATCTTTCCCTGGCGTTGAACGCCGTACTGCCCTCGCCCTCTGCGCTCTACCACTCATCGGGCGTGGGGAAAATCATCAAACGCAGGTGCGGGGCGGGTTATCAGAATCGGTAA
- the cyoD gene encoding cytochrome o ubiquinol oxidase subunit IV, producing MYNQSPIHSSAGTSHGTSRSYMVGFIISVILTVIPFGLVMYPTLPRSVTAWVVVALGVVQVFAHLKYFLHLDTAKEQRWNLRALIFSVVIILLLVGLSLWIMDSIHHNMLAH from the coding sequence ATGTATAACCAGAGCCCGATTCATAGCAGTGCCGGCACCAGCCATGGCACCAGTCGTTCATACATGGTCGGTTTCATCATTTCGGTGATTCTGACGGTGATTCCCTTTGGTTTGGTCATGTACCCGACGTTGCCACGCAGCGTCACCGCTTGGGTGGTGGTCGCACTTGGCGTAGTGCAGGTCTTCGCCCACCTGAAATATTTCCTGCATCTGGACACCGCCAAGGAGCAACGCTGGAACCTCAGAGCGCTGATCTTCTCGGTGGTGATCATTCTTCTGCTGGTTGGGCTTTCGCTATGGATCATGGACAGCATTCACCACAACATGCTGGCGCACTGA
- a CDS encoding cytochrome o ubiquinol oxidase subunit III, which produces MSNIVLDKDIAHSHEHGHEDAGSMRIFGFWIYLMTDCILFATLFAGYAVLRDSVAGGPSTVDIFELPYVLAETALLLLSSITYGYAMLAMNRNDKSHVLRWLGVTFVLGCGFIAMEINEFHHLIAEGYGPDRSGFLTAFFTLVGTHGAHVLSGLVWMAVLMLQVRSRGLTNTNTTRLSCLSLFWHFLDVVWICVFTVVYLLGVV; this is translated from the coding sequence ATGTCCAATATCGTTCTGGATAAAGACATCGCGCACAGCCATGAACATGGCCATGAAGACGCGGGCTCGATGCGCATTTTCGGTTTCTGGATCTACCTGATGACCGACTGCATCCTCTTTGCGACGCTGTTCGCAGGCTATGCCGTACTGCGAGACAGCGTCGCTGGCGGGCCCTCGACCGTCGACATTTTCGAATTGCCCTACGTCCTTGCCGAAACTGCGTTGCTATTGTTGAGCAGCATCACCTACGGCTACGCGATGCTGGCGATGAACCGCAATGACAAATCCCACGTGCTGCGCTGGCTCGGCGTCACCTTCGTGCTCGGTTGCGGCTTCATCGCCATGGAGATCAATGAATTCCATCATCTGATCGCAGAAGGCTACGGGCCGGATCGCAGCGGTTTCCTCACCGCGTTCTTCACCCTCGTCGGCACCCATGGCGCGCACGTGCTCAGCGGGCTGGTGTGGATGGCGGTGTTGATGCTGCAAGTGCGCAGCCGTGGCCTGACCAATACCAACACCACGCGCTTGAGTTGCCTGAGTCTGTTCTGGCATTTCCTCGATGTGGTGTGGATCTGCGTATTTACCGTGGTTTATCTGCTGGGGGTGGTGTGA
- the cyoB gene encoding cytochrome o ubiquinol oxidase subunit I, whose amino-acid sequence MFGKLSWDAVPLHEPIVMYTLAIVGLMGFALVGTVTWKRKWGYLWREWFTSVDHKKIGCMYIIVALVMLLRGFSDAIMMRTQQAMASSGGPGYLPPEHYDQIFTAHGVIMIFFMAMPFVVGLMNIVVPLQIGARDVAYPFLNALSFWLFVVGAALVNISLGVGEFARTGWVAYPPLSELGYSPGVGVDYYIWSLQISGIGTLLTGVNFFVTILKMRTEGMTLFKMPVFTWNALCTSILILAAFPILTATLLMLTLDRYLGMHFFTNEAGGNPMMYVNLIWAWGHPEVYILILPAFGIFSEIAATFSSKRLFGYVSLVWATIAITILSFIVWLHHFFTMGAGANVNAFFGIMTMIIAVPTGVKIFTWLFTMYRGRVRFETPMLWTLGFIVTFSIGGMTGVLLAVPGADFLLHNSLFLIAHFHNVIIGGAVFGYMAGLTYWFPKAFGFRLNDRLGRIAFWCWLVGFYFAFMPSYVLGFMGMTRRLNHFDNPAWQPWLLLELFGVGIILCGVSAQALQLYVSIRNRAKLRDLTGDPWDGRTLEWATASPPPFYNFAEQPKVNDLDAYWGMKERGVSTLSHTDYRAIHMPRNTSAGLVISVFALICSFALVWHIWWLAIFGLVASVVAMIVRSYDEDIDYFVPAQEVARIEKARLKDLAEA is encoded by the coding sequence ATGTTCGGGAAACTTTCATGGGACGCGGTTCCATTGCACGAGCCGATTGTCATGTACACCCTGGCTATCGTCGGCCTGATGGGTTTTGCCCTGGTCGGTACCGTCACCTGGAAGCGCAAATGGGGCTACCTGTGGCGCGAGTGGTTCACTTCGGTCGACCACAAGAAGATCGGCTGCATGTACATCATCGTCGCGCTGGTGATGCTGCTGCGCGGTTTCTCCGACGCGATCATGATGCGCACCCAGCAGGCCATGGCATCCAGTGGTGGGCCGGGTTATCTGCCGCCGGAACACTACGACCAGATCTTCACTGCCCACGGTGTGATCATGATTTTCTTCATGGCCATGCCGTTCGTGGTCGGCCTGATGAATATCGTCGTGCCGCTGCAGATCGGCGCCCGCGATGTCGCCTATCCATTCCTCAACGCGCTGAGCTTCTGGCTGTTCGTGGTTGGCGCGGCGCTGGTGAATATTTCCCTGGGCGTCGGTGAGTTTGCCCGTACCGGCTGGGTCGCCTACCCGCCCCTGTCCGAACTTGGCTACAGCCCCGGCGTCGGGGTGGATTACTACATCTGGTCATTACAGATATCCGGTATAGGGACGCTGTTAACCGGGGTCAACTTCTTCGTGACCATCCTGAAGATGCGCACCGAAGGCATGACCCTGTTCAAGATGCCGGTGTTCACCTGGAATGCACTGTGCACCTCGATCCTGATTCTCGCTGCGTTCCCGATTCTGACCGCGACCCTGCTGATGCTGACCCTCGATCGTTATCTGGGCATGCACTTCTTCACCAACGAGGCCGGCGGCAATCCGATGATGTACGTCAACCTCATCTGGGCCTGGGGGCATCCGGAGGTGTACATCCTCATCCTGCCGGCGTTCGGGATCTTCTCGGAGATCGCCGCGACCTTCAGCAGCAAGCGCCTGTTCGGCTATGTCTCGCTGGTGTGGGCGACGATTGCGATCACGATCCTGTCGTTCATCGTCTGGCTGCACCACTTCTTCACCATGGGCGCGGGGGCCAACGTCAACGCGTTCTTCGGCATCATGACGATGATCATTGCAGTGCCGACCGGGGTGAAAATCTTCACTTGGCTGTTCACCATGTATCGCGGCCGCGTGCGCTTCGAAACGCCGATGCTGTGGACGCTGGGCTTTATCGTCACGTTCAGTATCGGTGGCATGACCGGCGTGCTGCTGGCGGTGCCCGGTGCCGACTTCCTGTTGCACAACAGCCTGTTTCTGATCGCGCACTTCCATAACGTGATCATCGGTGGCGCAGTGTTCGGCTACATGGCCGGGCTGACCTACTGGTTCCCGAAAGCCTTCGGCTTCCGCCTCAACGACCGGCTAGGGCGCATTGCATTCTGGTGCTGGCTGGTGGGTTTCTACTTCGCGTTCATGCCGTCTTACGTGCTCGGTTTCATGGGCATGACCCGGCGCCTCAACCATTTCGACAACCCGGCCTGGCAACCGTGGCTGCTGCTGGAACTGTTTGGCGTCGGCATTATTCTCTGCGGTGTGTCCGCGCAGGCGCTGCAGCTCTACGTGAGCATCCGCAACCGCGCGAAACTGCGCGACCTCACCGGCGACCCGTGGGACGGCCGTACGCTGGAATGGGCCACGGCCTCGCCGCCACCGTTCTACAACTTCGCCGAGCAACCGAAAGTCAACGACCTCGACGCCTACTGGGGCATGAAGGAGCGCGGCGTCAGCACCCTCAGTCACACCGACTACCGCGCCATTCACATGCCGCGCAACACCTCCGCCGGCCTGGTGATCAGTGTCTTCGCGCTGATCTGCAGCTTCGCCCTGGTGTGGCATATCTGGTGGCTGGCGATCTTCGGTCTGGTCGCTTCGGTGGTGGCAATGATCGTGCGCAGCTACGACGAAGACATCGATTATTTCGTCCCGGCGCAGGAAGTGGCGCGGATTGAAAAAGCGCGTCTCAAAGACTTGGCGGAGGCTTGA
- the cyoA gene encoding ubiquinol oxidase subunit II has translation MKRTISYCLVYLATSVLLAGCNLVVFNPKGDVARDERDLIILATGLMLLVVIPVIVMTFLFAYRYRATNKKARYSPRWASSHKIEAVVWGVPFLIICVLGWVTWETTHALDPYRPLDSDVPHLNVQVVATDWKWLFIYPDLGIASVNELAIPVNTPVSFTVTSDAAMTSFFIPALGGQIYAMAGMQTKLHLIANEIGQYRGIAANYNGHGFSDMHFSTLALSGADYEAWVNKVKAAPGQLDQASYAELAKPSVAHKITYYSAVQERLFLDIVDKYEGMNKAPRKKQTQVQRNSDDVRVNQQPSLLAEER, from the coding sequence ATGAAGCGAACAATCAGCTATTGCCTGGTCTATCTCGCTACCAGCGTTCTGCTCGCCGGTTGCAATCTGGTGGTGTTCAACCCCAAGGGCGATGTCGCCCGAGATGAACGCGACCTGATCATCCTCGCCACGGGCCTGATGCTGTTGGTGGTGATCCCGGTCATCGTCATGACCTTCCTGTTCGCCTATCGCTACCGCGCGACCAACAAGAAGGCGCGTTATTCGCCGCGCTGGGCCAGTTCGCACAAGATCGAAGCGGTGGTCTGGGGTGTGCCGTTCCTGATTATTTGCGTACTCGGCTGGGTGACCTGGGAAACCACCCATGCACTCGATCCCTACCGCCCGCTGGATTCCGACGTGCCGCACCTCAATGTGCAAGTAGTGGCAACGGACTGGAAATGGCTGTTCATTTACCCCGATCTGGGCATTGCCTCGGTCAATGAACTGGCGATACCGGTGAATACGCCGGTAAGTTTCACCGTCACTTCTGACGCTGCCATGACTTCATTCTTTATTCCTGCACTCGGTGGGCAGATATATGCCATGGCCGGCATGCAGACCAAGTTGCACTTGATCGCCAATGAAATCGGTCAGTACCGCGGGATTGCCGCGAACTATAACGGCCACGGTTTCTCCGACATGCACTTCAGCACCCTGGCACTCAGCGGCGCGGATTACGAAGCGTGGGTCAACAAAGTCAAAGCGGCGCCCGGGCAACTTGATCAGGCCAGTTACGCCGAGTTGGCCAAGCCCTCTGTCGCGCACAAGATTACTTATTACTCGGCTGTGCAGGAGCGACTGTTTCTCGACATCGTCGACAAGTATGAAGGGATGAACAAAGCACCACGCAAGAAGCAAACCCAGGTGCAACGCAACAGCGACGATGTGCGCGTCAATCAACAACCGAGTCTGCTGGCCGAGGAGCGTTAA